One part of the Mariniblastus fucicola genome encodes these proteins:
- a CDS encoding ExbD/TolR family protein, with product MKLNSRHRQNHRRLELSMTSMIDVVFLLLIFFLVTTTFVRPERQLLSAIQSNEREAAKQETLLEPALVDVRKTGDKVVYRIGAITTDNVSEVKRVLQGFENKSEGAWVRVEDDVPFEFAAQAVGACRAAGFSAVAWLPAE from the coding sequence ATGAAACTCAATAGCCGACATCGTCAAAACCATCGGCGGCTGGAGCTGTCGATGACCAGCATGATCGACGTCGTTTTTCTGCTGCTAATCTTTTTCCTTGTGACCACCACCTTTGTTCGCCCCGAACGACAACTTCTGTCGGCGATCCAGTCCAATGAACGCGAAGCCGCCAAACAGGAAACGCTGCTCGAACCGGCTTTGGTCGATGTTCGCAAAACCGGTGACAAAGTCGTGTATCGCATCGGCGCCATCACCACCGACAATGTCTCCGAAGTCAAACGCGTTTTGCAGGGATTCGAGAACAAATCAGAAGGAGCCTGGGTTCGCGTGGAGGACGACGTCCCGTTTGAGTTCGCGGCTCAGGCTGTCGGAGCCTGTCGCGCTGCCGGGTTTTCGGCCGTGGCGTGGTTGCCTGCTGAGTAG
- a CDS encoding ExbD/TolR family protein, whose translation MKLSRTRPHHTLAFNMTPMIDIVFLLIIFFMTVSQITRTVDHPVELPRVVEGASESKTATVTINLNEKGSVIVAGKVLSQQEVVTAIQAQLEKMDNDPDRIRIQIRCDRNCLSKFVNQLVNRLSTMGFRKVRCAVADQ comes from the coding sequence ATGAAGCTCTCTCGCACACGACCACATCACACCCTCGCGTTCAACATGACGCCGATGATTGACATTGTGTTCCTGTTGATCATCTTTTTTATGACCGTTTCGCAGATCACTCGAACGGTGGACCATCCCGTGGAGCTTCCGCGAGTCGTCGAAGGCGCTTCAGAATCCAAAACGGCAACCGTTACGATCAACCTGAACGAAAAAGGATCCGTGATCGTCGCCGGCAAGGTGCTTTCACAGCAGGAAGTCGTCACTGCAATTCAGGCTCAGCTGGAAAAGATGGACAACGATCCGGACCGAATTCGAATCCAGATTCGCTGCGACCGAAACTGTCTGTCAAAGTTCGTGAACCAGTTGGTGAACCGGCTTTCGACGATGGGTTTCCGTAAAGTCCGCTGTGCGGTGGCAGACCAGTGA
- a CDS encoding tetratricopeptide repeat protein produces the protein MSSRLRLSEPVALPGFRPWRGCLLSSIFAIAAILLFAMPSVGQIDDRENETLEKWLAQRNLDSLLLEQLESRLESTSNAASREEIAKRLAELYGNRLLSPDGDPQQLLKRTRELIALYPRFETGRLRVAILHARYIESEKLFRQRIQTGGQFEKQVQLESVLQTLHEDLSGALTALMRRSEELFAAGQLSRDQRNLESERQTIEAEALHCQFLAGWSGYFLAMLRQDEQEELLDQAEVRFREFLQLDPQTLLSDYDSRWFDFQSAWHVRAIAGLAAIEAARDNQAQSLYLYKLIESNAVSRESREAVIRFRFLGNCYCGKYELATNVVRDRKRIASMSRAGRIRLWLTVMETTESAGTPELRTLALAGLTRNMAGELLVAEIEKSDVAANEDSFESRWVSGYAEFWKSENGEPQAAEKAHELLQQAVSLGVENGDADDVARCRYLLAWLMLKQNQTADAISVFAQVAQQLASADPRLASESAWLAAKSSVRLGGRDPGKLNDAWNRLERFVRTWPDSPHANRANFEKLKIELRSMQPADAIRRLQDFPPGDENYAAALLEKAAQHYRLWQNQADDPETFARFQESCEDVNSSRETTAGQKLRASFFMIDAALRKPPLELASLDLILARCELLLDQVEDPEIAAAELLYYRMQIANQKRDVEASFEAASRLADIGKETRFELPALIQLAQHLDARLKQVAGTNGDPSAVADLVSEAVTTYQRLSNRLGRKSETLKSSANARVALSRLGELHQRAGDSRESERIFEQLLGQFPGNANYLRNLAIAKGSLDRSSAKELWQRLANGSQAGSDLWFEAKLELAKNLSSLDRDAASKLLRQTLQLGGDVPPHWQRSYDAMIEQLGSEGDR, from the coding sequence TTGAGTTCGCGGCTCAGGCTGTCGGAGCCTGTCGCGCTGCCGGGTTTTCGGCCGTGGCGTGGTTGCCTGCTGAGTAGCATTTTTGCGATCGCGGCGATCCTGCTGTTTGCGATGCCTTCCGTGGGTCAGATCGATGACCGGGAGAACGAAACGCTGGAGAAATGGCTGGCCCAGCGGAACCTCGACAGCCTGTTGCTCGAACAGCTGGAATCGCGGCTCGAATCGACCAGCAACGCTGCCTCCCGCGAGGAAATTGCCAAACGGCTGGCGGAACTTTACGGCAACAGACTGCTTTCGCCCGATGGCGACCCGCAACAATTGCTCAAGCGAACTCGTGAGCTGATCGCTTTGTATCCGCGCTTCGAAACAGGTCGCTTGCGCGTGGCGATTCTGCATGCAAGATACATCGAATCCGAAAAACTGTTTCGCCAGCGAATCCAAACCGGTGGCCAGTTCGAGAAACAGGTTCAGCTGGAGTCCGTTCTGCAGACACTCCACGAGGACCTTTCCGGTGCGCTCACGGCGCTGATGCGACGATCGGAGGAACTGTTTGCTGCCGGGCAACTCAGCCGCGATCAAAGGAACCTCGAATCGGAACGGCAAACGATTGAAGCTGAAGCACTACACTGCCAGTTCCTTGCCGGATGGAGTGGTTACTTCCTTGCGATGTTGCGGCAGGACGAACAGGAAGAGCTTCTGGATCAGGCCGAAGTTCGATTTCGCGAGTTCTTGCAACTCGACCCACAAACATTGCTCAGCGATTACGATTCGCGCTGGTTTGACTTTCAATCCGCGTGGCATGTTCGCGCGATCGCCGGCCTCGCAGCGATCGAAGCGGCTCGCGACAATCAGGCTCAATCGCTGTACCTCTACAAATTGATCGAGTCGAACGCCGTCAGCCGCGAAAGTCGCGAAGCGGTAATTCGATTCCGGTTTCTGGGCAACTGTTATTGCGGCAAATACGAGTTGGCGACCAATGTTGTCCGTGACCGAAAACGGATTGCTTCGATGTCGAGAGCGGGACGAATCCGGTTGTGGTTGACGGTGATGGAAACCACCGAAAGCGCTGGCACGCCCGAGTTGCGAACGTTGGCGTTGGCCGGGTTAACGCGGAATATGGCTGGTGAACTCTTGGTGGCAGAGATCGAGAAAAGCGATGTTGCCGCGAACGAGGACTCGTTCGAATCCCGTTGGGTGTCTGGGTACGCGGAGTTCTGGAAGTCGGAAAATGGGGAGCCGCAGGCGGCTGAGAAAGCTCACGAACTATTGCAGCAGGCCGTGTCGCTGGGGGTGGAGAACGGAGATGCGGACGACGTCGCGCGTTGCCGATATTTGCTGGCGTGGCTGATGCTAAAACAGAATCAAACGGCCGACGCGATTTCTGTTTTCGCTCAGGTGGCTCAACAATTGGCCTCCGCGGATCCCCGGTTGGCCAGCGAATCAGCGTGGTTGGCTGCAAAGTCGTCCGTGCGTTTGGGAGGCCGCGATCCCGGAAAACTGAACGACGCCTGGAATCGGCTGGAGCGGTTTGTGCGCACGTGGCCTGATTCGCCGCACGCCAACAGAGCAAATTTTGAAAAGCTTAAAATCGAGTTGCGATCGATGCAGCCAGCCGATGCGATTCGGCGATTGCAGGACTTCCCGCCCGGTGACGAAAATTATGCTGCCGCGTTGTTGGAAAAAGCTGCCCAGCACTATCGACTTTGGCAGAATCAGGCTGACGATCCAGAAACGTTTGCCCGATTTCAGGAGTCATGCGAAGACGTGAACTCAAGCCGGGAAACCACCGCCGGGCAAAAACTTCGAGCCAGCTTTTTCATGATCGATGCAGCGCTGCGGAAGCCTCCGTTGGAGCTTGCGAGTCTGGATTTGATTCTCGCACGTTGTGAACTGTTGTTGGATCAAGTCGAAGATCCCGAGATCGCTGCAGCGGAATTGCTGTACTATCGGATGCAGATTGCGAACCAAAAACGCGATGTCGAAGCGTCCTTCGAAGCGGCGTCACGGCTCGCCGACATCGGCAAGGAGACACGATTCGAACTACCTGCCTTGATTCAGTTGGCTCAGCATTTGGATGCACGGCTTAAACAGGTCGCCGGAACAAATGGTGATCCATCGGCGGTCGCGGATCTGGTTTCCGAAGCCGTCACAACCTATCAGCGATTGTCGAATCGCCTCGGTCGAAAATCGGAGACGCTGAAATCTTCCGCCAACGCCAGAGTCGCATTGTCGAGGCTGGGTGAGCTGCATCAACGAGCCGGAGATTCGCGTGAAAGCGAACGGATTTTCGAGCAGCTGCTCGGCCAGTTTCCTGGCAACGCGAACTACTTGCGGAATCTGGCGATTGCAAAAGGGAGCCTCGATCGTTCCTCTGCAAAAGAGCTTTGGCAGCGACTCGCGAACGGTAGCCAAGCCGGTTCGGATTTGTGGTTCGAGGCAAAACTCGAACTGGCGAAAAATCTCTCTTCACTGGACCGCGATGCCGCCTCAAAACTATTGCGACAAACGTTGCAGCTTGGTGGCGATGTGCCGCCGCATTGGCAGCGATCATACGATGCCATGATCGAACAGCTTGGCTCCGAGGGAGATCGTTGA
- a CDS encoding MotA/TolQ/ExbB proton channel family protein, producing the protein MNHPAIICIFLLFSCLLGSALNGPALARSISQSSEAADSADASIADSALADSIEGNEKAAPPTILKMLFGGNLLGMAIVFLILLLSVISLFVISDNLWRITSSKLIPDKVLSELEARIMHGDITPAMEMCRQKANYSMSTEIILAGLQRFQSSEFGYAEYRSAVEEAGEDVTGRLYRRIEVLNVIGAIAPMLGLTGTVIGMIEAFTTIASLEGMARPQELAGGIGQALITTLLGLLVAIPTMVAYSYFRNRIDSIVAEAGKRIEQVMMPLGRKKPGDTSGRKKSK; encoded by the coding sequence TTGAATCACCCCGCAATCATCTGTATCTTTCTGCTTTTCTCATGCCTCCTTGGCAGCGCTCTCAACGGCCCCGCATTGGCCCGGTCAATCAGCCAGTCATCCGAGGCTGCTGACTCAGCAGACGCTTCGATCGCTGATTCAGCGCTTGCTGACTCCATCGAGGGCAACGAAAAAGCCGCGCCACCGACGATCCTGAAAATGCTCTTTGGTGGCAACTTGCTGGGCATGGCGATCGTGTTTCTGATCCTGCTGCTGTCCGTGATCAGCCTGTTTGTGATCAGCGACAACCTGTGGCGGATTACGTCTTCCAAGCTGATCCCCGACAAAGTTTTGTCAGAACTCGAAGCGCGAATCATGCACGGCGACATCACGCCGGCGATGGAGATGTGTCGCCAAAAAGCCAACTACTCGATGTCGACCGAAATTATTCTTGCCGGCTTGCAGCGTTTTCAGTCCAGCGAGTTTGGCTATGCCGAATACCGCTCTGCGGTTGAAGAAGCGGGTGAAGACGTCACTGGTCGGCTGTATCGTCGCATTGAAGTTCTCAACGTCATCGGTGCCATCGCGCCGATGCTGGGACTGACTGGAACCGTGATCGGAATGATCGAAGCCTTCACTACGATTGCGTCGCTCGAAGGCATGGCTCGTCCTCAGGAGCTGGCCGGCGGCATCGGCCAGGCGTTAATCACGACGCTGCTGGGATTGCTGGTCGCGATTCCGACGATGGTGGCTTACAGCTATTTTCGAAACCGCATCGATTCGATCGTCGCGGAAGCTGGAAAGCGTATCGAGCAAGTCATGATGCCGTTGGGCCGCAAGAAACCCGGTGACACCTCGGGCCGCAAGAAATCCAAATGA
- the ylqF gene encoding ribosome biogenesis GTPase YlqF yields MSEKIQWFPGHMNKARNQFRDGLPKVHMVIEVLDARIPFSSQNPMLEELRGDKPVLKVLAKSDLADPERTKLWQEWFERQKGVRAKPISIENIPQILGIKQICLKMIPNQEFVKSMVVGVPNVGKSTLINKLAGRTIAKTGNEPAVTKSQQRINIGQGISLFDTPGMLWPNVENRHSGFRLASVGSVKDTALDYEEVAAFAGKFLLEQYPDRLVERYGFDSIPNDIVELFDAIGHKRGCLGKNAVVNYERVSRILITEFRSGKLGPITMETPDMVERELVELEKAKAEKAEKKQARDKKRKDAFKARNKNNR; encoded by the coding sequence ATGAGCGAAAAAATTCAGTGGTTCCCCGGGCACATGAACAAGGCTCGGAATCAGTTTCGCGATGGACTGCCCAAAGTCCACATGGTGATCGAAGTTCTCGATGCGAGGATTCCGTTCAGCAGCCAGAATCCAATGCTGGAGGAACTCCGCGGTGACAAACCAGTGTTGAAAGTGTTGGCCAAGTCGGACCTGGCGGATCCAGAGCGAACGAAGCTGTGGCAGGAGTGGTTTGAAAGACAAAAGGGCGTTCGTGCCAAACCAATTTCAATCGAAAACATTCCGCAGATCCTGGGCATCAAGCAAATTTGCCTGAAGATGATTCCGAATCAGGAGTTCGTCAAATCGATGGTCGTCGGTGTACCGAACGTTGGCAAGTCGACGTTGATCAACAAGCTGGCCGGGCGCACGATTGCAAAAACGGGCAACGAACCTGCCGTCACCAAGAGCCAACAACGAATCAATATCGGGCAGGGGATTTCGCTTTTTGATACGCCAGGCATGTTGTGGCCGAACGTAGAGAATCGCCACAGCGGCTTTCGTCTCGCGTCGGTTGGATCGGTGAAGGACACGGCGCTGGACTATGAAGAGGTCGCGGCCTTCGCAGGGAAGTTCCTGCTTGAACAGTATCCTGATCGACTGGTCGAGCGTTATGGTTTCGATTCGATTCCCAATGACATCGTGGAGCTATTCGATGCCATCGGTCACAAACGCGGATGCCTGGGAAAGAACGCGGTGGTGAACTACGAACGAGTGTCGCGAATCCTGATCACCGAGTTTCGCTCAGGAAAACTCGGTCCGATTACGATGGAAACGCCTGACATGGTCGAGCGTGAATTGGTGGAACTGGAAAAGGCCAAAGCGGAAAAGGCTGAGAAGAAACAGGCTCGCGACAAAAAGCGTAAGGACGCGTTCAAGGCCAGAAACAAAAACAATCGTTGA